A stretch of Gammaproteobacteria bacterium DNA encodes these proteins:
- a CDS encoding DUF4105 domain-containing protein — MSKPSAMCRTSLFLAASLAACAAWPASAAGGQEPGPEDQGLPAPEPGSELSVSLITVGAGPVVYEMFGHNAIRIQDPARGLDVSYNWGMFDISQEGFFWRFLLGDWQYWMAGLSSEGMIAHYVASDRGVVEQELDLTPDQRLRLLGMAELNALPENAWYRYQYFLDNCSTRVRDALDIVLGGRLRDRFGEVPGETFRFHTRRLTAGNALVYVSLDFFMGGRGDRPVTAWDEMFIPMMMRDFLGDTDLVTSEAVLDDPARVPPAEPPPRFVWFALVGVMLAAWLAGAAAVVASPRLSTAGPTLMAFLRAEFVLLAGVWSLAAGLSGLVMIVSHFTAHEFMHWNENFLQANPLSLVLAVALVPAVFAGRWRRLAARTALLAAGVSVLGLVMQVVPGLDQVNGYHLAVAVPAHLAVAWGVHAVVRVDTQRSAAS; from the coding sequence GTGTCGAAACCGAGCGCGATGTGCCGAACGAGCCTGTTCCTGGCGGCCTCGCTGGCGGCATGCGCGGCCTGGCCGGCCTCGGCTGCAGGGGGCCAGGAGCCGGGCCCGGAGGATCAGGGACTCCCGGCACCGGAACCGGGCTCCGAATTGAGCGTCTCGCTCATTACCGTCGGCGCCGGACCCGTGGTCTACGAGATGTTCGGCCACAACGCCATCCGCATCCAGGATCCGGCGCGCGGCCTGGATGTGTCGTACAACTGGGGCATGTTCGACATCAGCCAGGAGGGCTTCTTCTGGCGTTTCCTCCTGGGCGACTGGCAGTACTGGATGGCTGGCCTGTCCTCCGAAGGAATGATCGCGCATTACGTGGCCTCGGATCGCGGCGTGGTCGAGCAGGAGCTGGACCTGACCCCGGATCAGCGCCTCCGGCTTCTCGGCATGGCCGAGCTCAACGCGCTCCCGGAAAACGCCTGGTACCGATACCAGTACTTCCTCGACAACTGCTCGACGCGCGTGCGCGACGCCCTGGACATCGTCCTGGGCGGACGCCTGCGCGATCGCTTCGGCGAGGTCCCGGGCGAGACCTTCCGCTTCCACACCCGACGGCTCACGGCAGGCAATGCGCTGGTCTACGTGTCGCTCGACTTCTTCATGGGCGGGCGCGGCGATCGTCCCGTCACCGCATGGGACGAGATGTTCATTCCCATGATGATGCGCGACTTCCTGGGTGACACGGACCTGGTCACATCCGAAGCCGTCCTGGACGATCCGGCCCGCGTCCCTCCGGCCGAGCCGCCTCCGCGCTTCGTCTGGTTCGCCCTGGTCGGCGTGATGCTCGCCGCATGGCTCGCCGGAGCGGCGGCGGTGGTCGCTTCTCCGCGGCTGAGCACCGCCGGGCCGACCCTGATGGCCTTCCTCAGGGCGGAGTTCGTGCTGCTCGCCGGCGTATGGTCTCTCGCCGCCGGCCTGTCCGGGCTGGTGATGATCGTGTCGCACTTCACCGCCCACGAGTTCATGCACTGGAACGAGAACTTCCTCCAGGCGAACCCGCTGTCGCTGGTGCTGGCGGTTGCGCTCGTCCCGGCGGTCTTCGCCGGCAGGTGGCGCCGGCTGGCGGCCCGAACGGCGCTGCTGGCGGCCGGGGTGTCGGTCCTCGGCCTCGTGATGCAGGTTGTTCCCGGGCTCGACCAGGTGAACGGGTATCATCTGGCGGTCGCGGTACCGGCGCACCTGGCGGTTGCGTGGGGCGTGCACGCAGTGGTGCGCGTCGACACGCAGCGGTCCGCGGCAAGCTGA